From a region of the Salvelinus alpinus chromosome 2, SLU_Salpinus.1, whole genome shotgun sequence genome:
- the LOC139568398 gene encoding carbohydrate sulfotransferase 12-like, whose protein sequence is MGTSRCFRLAFLLGSVLMVLLIILYWDDVGALNLYPHDPHDLYPHDPHPTSPSSSTPTKPPPRDTEEQATHKPPTTTEPDRPGEGRRATPKPPGEEHPLPQVTDSSELEERWRGEEGKREEERVRQAEEKREEEGRRQEERRRRISDMCSGNGTLEFPGKFRTFDQIPNRELNHLIVDDRHEIIYCYVPKVACTNWKRVMVVLSEGLLAPDGQPYRDPQALPPDLIHNSSLHLTFSKFWRRYGRLSRHLMRVKLQSYTKFLFVRDPFVRLISAFRNKFQQPNEDFYRQFGSVMLRRYGNGTSRVPESAAEAFKAGIQPSFSEFVRYLLDPQTEQEQPFNEHWRQVYRLCHPCQIHYDFIGTLENLEDDSDQLLRNLGLEDQIKFPPSNRNRTAASWERDWFAEVPAELRRKLYSLYEPDFELFGYPKPESLLHH, encoded by the exons ATGGGAACGTCCCGATGCTTCCGTCTGGCGTTCCTGCTGGGGTCTGTGTTAATGGTCCTGCTCATCATCCTCTATTGGGACGACGTAGGAGCGCTCAATCTCTACCCCCACGACCCTCATGACCTTTACCCCCATGACCCTCACCCCACCTCACCCAGCTCCTCCACACCCACCAAACCCCCACCCAGGGACACAGAGGAGCAAGCGACCCACAAACCCCCCACAACCACAGAGCCTGACCGgcctggagaggggaggagggcgaCCCCCAAACCCCCAGGGGAGGAACACCCCCTCCCCCAAGTAACAGACTCCTCGGAgctggaggagaggtggagaggagaggaagggaagcgagaagaggagagagtgaggcaggcggaggagaaaagagaggaggaggggaggagacaagaggagaggaggaggcggaTCAGTGATATGTGTTCCGGGAACGGAACATTAGAATTCCCAGGAAAATTCCGGACGTTTGACCAGATTCCCAACCGGGAGTTAAACCACCTGATAGTAGACGACAGACATGAGATCATCTACTGCTACGTTCCCAAG gtAGCATGTACCAACTGGAAGCGTGTAATGGTGGTTCTCTCTGAGGGTCTGCTGGCTCCGGATGGACAACCTTACCGCGACCCCCAGGCCCTGCCCCCTGACCTCATACACAACTCCTCCCTGCACCTCACCTTCTCCAAG tTCTGGCGTAGGTATGGCCGTCTCTCCCGTCACCTGATGAGGGTGAAACTCCAGAGTTACACCAAGTTCCTGTTTGTCCGCGACCCCTTCGTCCGACTCATCTCCGCCTTCCGGAACAAGTTCCAACAGCCCAACGAAGACTTCTACCGCCAGTTTGGCTCCGTCATGCTCCGTCGTTATGGAAACGGGACCTCCAGGGTTCCGGAGTCAGCGGCGGAGGCGTTCAAAGCGGGGATCCAGCCGTCGTTCTCTGAGTTCGTCCGGTATCTCCTCGACCCCCAGACGGAGCAGGAGCAGCCATTCAACGAACACTGgcgccag gtGTACCGGCTCTGTCACCCCTGTCAGATCCACTATGATTTCATCGGCACGCTGGAAAACCTGGAGGACGACTCGGATCAGCTGCTCCGGAACCTGGGCCTGGAAGACCAGATAAAGTTCCCGCCTAGCAACCGGAACCGCACGGCGGCCAGCTGGGAACGGGATTGGTTCGCTGAGGTTCCGGCCGAGTTGAGGAGGAAGCTGTACAGTTTGTATGAGCCAGACTTTGAGCTGTTTGGGTATCCTAAACCAGAGAGTCTGCTCCATCACTGA